From the genome of Psychrilyobacter atlanticus DSM 19335, one region includes:
- a CDS encoding ATP-binding cassette domain-containing protein, whose protein sequence is MIKLEQINLMLRQQPIFTNLNLHIKKNKKILLKMPSGAGKSTLLKVIMGYIPVNSGNILIDGEILGQNNVDILRQKIAYIGQNIFFTEESVEKYIELIFSFQKNKDIELSNSALYDLLENFDLDKSILKKSPSLLSGGEKQRIALILVLLLDREILLLDEVTSGLDHDLKIKVIKIIKNLDKTVIVSSHDNQWLDYDEFEVVGW, encoded by the coding sequence ATGATAAAGTTAGAGCAGATAAATTTGATGTTAAGACAACAACCAATTTTTACAAACTTAAATTTACACATTAAGAAAAATAAAAAAATTCTCCTAAAAATGCCTTCTGGCGCTGGGAAAAGTACCCTCCTAAAGGTAATTATGGGGTATATCCCTGTAAACAGCGGAAACATTCTTATAGATGGAGAAATTTTAGGACAGAATAATGTAGATATACTACGTCAAAAAATTGCTTACATCGGTCAAAATATCTTCTTCACAGAAGAAAGTGTAGAAAAATACATAGAGCTTATATTTTCATTTCAGAAAAACAAGGATATTGAGTTGTCTAATTCTGCCCTCTATGATCTCCTGGAAAATTTTGATTTGGATAAAAGTATATTAAAAAAATCTCCTTCACTTTTATCCGGAGGAGAAAAACAGAGAATTGCACTTATATTAGTTTTACTTTTAGATAGGGAGATCCTCCTCTTAGATGAGGTCACTTCTGGACTGGATCACGATTTAAAAATAAAAGTTATCAAGATCATAAAAAATTTGGATAAAACAGTTATAGTCTCCTCCCACGACAATCAGTGGCTGGATTATGATGAATTTGAAGTAGTGGGGTGGTGA
- the mutL gene encoding DNA mismatch repair endonuclease MutL, with protein MSRIRILDESVSNIIAAGEVVENPASMIKELIENSLDAEAGSIRIEVKNNGRDVRLVDTGMGMGKEDLFLCVERHATSKIKDKRDIFNLTSYGFRGEALASIGSISKMIISSKTNDSKVGHKINLNAGKITKYEEISRAGGTEIVIKDLFFNTPARLKFLRKKSTEYARIREIVLKEALYNTEVSFSLLLDGREVVKTSGRGIENTILELFGRNTLKNSTKFSLGYWGNMNLLKSNKDSIYTYVNGRYVKSKTIEKAVLDAYYTKLVKGRYPFTIIFFNVSPDLVDVNVHPSKKIVKFVDEDGVYKEILDQLTDAIYRDDRKNSISLKIEEEEDKSLEENNLLDFEELENLITPTVNEVIKTEQPVLIKEEKLENKVTERIAKANRYSQEYEATLPSDISSLEIKEDKIEGEDKKIESREDEVIPQRGNKSVEIEKILAAETQDSEDHKDLEIEKKIKTDYRVLAQLHNMYILVETEEELEIYDQHIVHERILYERLKEKHYNKKISIQNLLVPIKLELNGYETEIVKGNLELFSEFGFEVEEFCDNEILIRGVPIFNFRVSVEDTFRHLLENLGGSDPREKVIISMSCRNAIKAGEKLTLEEMETLISDLHKVGKYTCPHGRPIILKMTFDEMNKKFNRK; from the coding sequence ATGAGTAGGATAAGAATACTAGATGAAAGTGTATCTAATATAATCGCAGCAGGAGAAGTAGTTGAGAATCCAGCCAGCATGATAAAGGAGCTGATAGAAAACTCCCTAGATGCAGAAGCAGGATCTATTAGAATAGAGGTAAAAAATAATGGTCGAGATGTAAGGCTAGTTGACACAGGTATGGGAATGGGAAAGGAAGACCTATTTTTATGTGTGGAGAGACATGCTACTAGTAAGATTAAAGATAAAAGGGATATCTTTAATCTTACTAGCTATGGATTCAGAGGTGAAGCATTAGCTTCTATCGGATCTATATCCAAGATGATTATTTCTAGTAAAACCAATGATTCTAAAGTCGGGCATAAGATAAATTTAAATGCCGGTAAGATTACTAAATATGAAGAAATATCTAGAGCAGGAGGAACAGAGATAGTTATTAAAGATCTGTTTTTTAATACTCCAGCAAGACTTAAATTTTTGAGAAAAAAATCTACTGAATATGCACGAATAAGGGAAATTGTTTTAAAGGAAGCTCTATACAACACCGAGGTTTCATTTTCTTTACTTTTAGATGGAAGGGAAGTTGTGAAGACCAGTGGTCGTGGGATAGAAAATACAATTTTAGAATTATTCGGCAGGAATACATTAAAAAATTCAACAAAATTTTCTTTGGGATATTGGGGAAATATGAACCTCCTAAAATCTAATAAAGATTCTATATATACCTATGTAAATGGCAGATATGTCAAATCTAAGACTATTGAAAAAGCAGTTTTAGATGCTTATTATACTAAATTAGTTAAGGGGAGATATCCCTTTACAATAATATTTTTTAATGTTTCACCTGACTTAGTTGATGTCAATGTTCATCCCTCTAAAAAGATCGTTAAATTTGTGGATGAAGATGGCGTATACAAGGAAATATTAGATCAATTAACCGATGCTATCTATAGGGATGACAGGAAGAATTCGATCTCTTTAAAAATTGAGGAGGAAGAGGATAAAAGTCTAGAAGAAAATAACCTTTTGGATTTTGAGGAGTTGGAAAACTTAATAACTCCTACAGTCAATGAAGTCATAAAAACAGAGCAGCCTGTCCTAATAAAAGAGGAAAAATTAGAGAATAAGGTAACTGAGAGAATTGCTAAAGCTAATAGGTACAGTCAGGAATATGAGGCAACTCTTCCTTCAGATATTTCTTCTTTAGAAATAAAGGAGGATAAAATTGAAGGTGAAGATAAGAAAATTGAGAGTAGAGAAGATGAGGTTATTCCACAGAGAGGGAATAAATCCGTTGAGATCGAAAAGATCCTTGCAGCTGAAACACAGGATAGTGAAGACCATAAAGATCTAGAGATAGAAAAAAAGATCAAAACTGATTACAGGGTTTTAGCCCAACTTCACAATATGTATATCCTGGTTGAAACAGAGGAAGAATTAGAGATCTATGATCAACATATTGTCCATGAAAGGATCTTATATGAAAGGTTGAAAGAGAAGCATTATAACAAAAAAATATCTATTCAAAACTTATTAGTTCCTATAAAATTAGAGCTAAATGGTTATGAAACTGAGATTGTAAAAGGAAATTTAGAGTTATTTAGTGAATTTGGATTCGAAGTAGAGGAATTTTGTGACAATGAAATTTTAATCAGAGGAGTCCCTATATTTAACTTTAGAGTCAGTGTAGAAGATACATTTAGACACCTTTTAGAAAATTTAGGTGGCAGTGACCCAAGGGAAAAAGTTATCATATCCATGTCTTGTCGAAATGCTATAAAGGCAGGTGAAAAACTGACTTTAGAGGAGATGGAAACTTTGATATCGGATCTTCATAAGGTCGGGAAATATACTTGTCCCCATGGAAGACCCATAATATTAAAGATGACTTTTGATGAGATGAATAAAAAGTTTAATAGAAAATAA
- a CDS encoding ArsR/SmtB family transcription factor encodes MLYYKDDPELFENKASVLKALSHPIRLCIVKNLIAAKKANVTQMQHCLEAPQSTISQHLSKLKAEKIIKGERKGLEVYYSISNEKIIKIIEVLFCK; translated from the coding sequence TTGTTATATTACAAAGATGATCCAGAATTATTTGAAAATAAAGCTAGTGTCTTAAAAGCTCTATCTCATCCTATAAGATTATGCATAGTAAAAAATTTAATTGCAGCAAAAAAAGCCAATGTAACTCAAATGCAACATTGTTTAGAAGCACCACAATCTACAATATCGCAGCACTTATCTAAACTAAAGGCTGAAAAAATTATCAAAGGTGAGAGAAAAGGCTTAGAAGTTTATTATTCCATCTCCAATGAAAAGATAATAAAAATTATCGAAGTTCTTTTTTGTAAATAA
- a CDS encoding ABC transporter permease has protein sequence MNISFFNISLLLIPLFILVLGLRFFRINLLKKAATSIGRMILQLFLVGVYLEYIFKFNNWAVNFIYILIMVLVASLSTIDVVKLNYKKFILPLFGSIFLSWVTVYTLYQFIILHDINFFESRYIIPVSGMLLGNLLQGQIIFLNNFFTQIKDGEDSYFYLLSMGATKFEALREFYRRSIISSLQPSLANMATIGLVALPGMMTGQILAGASPFTAIKYQISIMLAIFCIRGLSLLFTTFAINKIAFDRFSRLKRDVFR, from the coding sequence ATGAATATATCTTTTTTTAATATTTCACTCCTTTTGATCCCGCTTTTTATATTAGTTTTAGGATTGAGATTTTTTAGAATAAACCTTTTAAAGAAAGCTGCCACCTCTATCGGCCGAATGATTCTCCAGCTATTTTTAGTAGGTGTCTACCTGGAATACATCTTCAAATTTAATAACTGGGCTGTAAACTTCATCTATATCCTTATTATGGTTTTAGTTGCATCTCTCTCTACAATAGATGTAGTTAAATTAAACTATAAGAAGTTCATCTTACCCCTATTTGGGTCTATATTCTTGTCATGGGTTACAGTCTATACCCTGTACCAGTTTATAATTTTACATGACATTAATTTTTTCGAATCCAGATATATTATCCCTGTCAGCGGTATGCTCTTGGGGAATCTATTACAGGGACAGATTATATTTTTAAATAACTTTTTCACCCAGATAAAAGACGGAGAAGATTCATATTTTTACCTTCTTTCTATGGGAGCCACAAAGTTTGAGGCACTTCGAGAGTTTTATAGGAGATCCATCATATCATCTCTTCAGCCTAGTCTTGCAAATATGGCTACCATCGGGTTGGTAGCTCTGCCAGGGATGATGACTGGACAAATCTTAGCCGGAGCCTCTCCCTTTACAGCTATTAAATACCAGATAAGTATCATGCTTGCAATCTTTTGTATCAGAGGTTTATCTCTGTTATTTACAACCTTTGCTATAAATAAAATTGCATTTGATCGATTCAGCAGATTAAAGAGAGATGTATTTAGATAA
- a CDS encoding PadR family transcriptional regulator gives MEEKTLRKLFLGFIQLHILRHGSKKPIYGVWLMDHLKDHGYNMSSGTIYPLLKNMCRDGLLSLEEKKVEGKIRKYYTTTDLGKIILKKGEEKVRELSKNM, from the coding sequence ATGGAAGAAAAGACATTAAGAAAGTTATTTTTAGGATTTATCCAACTACACATTCTCAGACATGGCAGCAAAAAACCCATCTATGGGGTATGGCTTATGGATCATTTAAAAGATCACGGTTACAATATGAGCTCTGGAACTATCTATCCCCTTTTGAAAAATATGTGCAGAGATGGTCTGCTATCCTTAGAGGAAAAGAAAGTAGAAGGAAAGATTAGGAAATATTATACTACTACAGATCTGGGTAAGATAATTTTAAAGAAAGGGGAAGAAAAAGTCCGTGAATTGAGCAAAAATATGTAG
- a CDS encoding transglycosylase SLT domain-containing protein: MKKIILLYIFIFTTLFPSDNIGGYRAFIQAKNHYLNGNFDQAKIEFENFVEVYKDSKLVNSHYPDYYIAMNYYEIGEMKNALKYLESSIYTPKYLKFLEFKKSNYFEFKRGFYLGEIYSRLGYFTNAHYQYLTLIKDYYDPDLEPLEKKALNILASKDPYYNYILEIKYKNNYKNIDKLKNDDLKMIGHYLYSKGLFLEFYKSYKNSINSSSNNKEIVVGTLNILEEANQYDLMIELIKNQFSSGNTDSDYYYFWGNALKKSNKPLEAIEKYKLVDKSPYLERSIYSIGRIYFILENYEEAILWSKKLNNDKAHELLTRSYFNSSQMDLFKESAIKYIQSYPNSNLAGYYRNMLYNESKNPNYLNWIIKHNLNSYYYQVAFNITKTTRVLEEYPLDYKKRFYTDSLSILDQLAELGDPQLLIIESDTLNFSKDKVFETFIKTSYLEKIKLYDLAMKSSLSAEEEFSKYSNLYPYLYPRYYGDLVKKYSKKYDVEESLIFSLIKEGSKFDSNLIFKSTYFGLMQLDLKTAKLYDPDITTKKLLDPEVNISIGVRHLEYLLSNSDDNISLTIAGFHDGEKLISNWKLDKNGDIDVEQIPYSDSQRFIKRVITNYYKYKSLYKD; the protein is encoded by the coding sequence ATGAAAAAAATTATCTTACTATATATATTTATTTTTACCACTCTATTCCCCTCAGATAATATAGGTGGGTATAGAGCCTTTATCCAGGCAAAGAATCATTATCTTAATGGAAATTTTGATCAGGCAAAAATAGAATTTGAAAATTTTGTAGAGGTCTATAAAGACTCTAAATTGGTTAATTCTCACTACCCTGATTACTATATTGCCATGAACTACTACGAGATTGGGGAAATGAAAAATGCCCTTAAATATTTAGAGTCATCTATCTATACTCCTAAATATTTAAAATTTTTAGAATTTAAAAAATCTAATTATTTTGAATTCAAACGTGGATTTTATCTGGGTGAGATCTATTCTCGTTTAGGATATTTTACCAATGCCCACTACCAGTATCTGACCCTTATAAAGGATTATTATGACCCTGATTTAGAACCACTTGAAAAAAAAGCACTTAATATCCTGGCCTCTAAAGACCCTTATTATAACTATATATTAGAGATTAAATACAAAAACAACTATAAAAACATCGACAAATTAAAAAACGATGATCTAAAGATGATAGGACACTACCTGTATTCAAAGGGACTCTTTTTAGAATTTTATAAATCTTATAAAAACTCAATTAATTCTTCCTCTAACAATAAGGAGATCGTTGTGGGTACCCTTAATATCTTAGAAGAAGCAAACCAGTACGACCTGATGATAGAACTCATAAAAAATCAATTCAGTTCGGGGAATACAGATTCAGATTACTATTATTTCTGGGGAAACGCCTTAAAAAAGTCCAATAAACCCTTGGAGGCTATAGAAAAATATAAACTAGTAGATAAATCTCCATATCTAGAAAGATCTATCTATTCCATTGGAAGAATTTATTTTATTTTAGAAAATTATGAAGAAGCTATCCTATGGAGTAAAAAATTAAATAACGACAAGGCTCATGAACTCTTGACCAGATCTTATTTCAACTCATCCCAGATGGATCTATTTAAGGAATCTGCAATTAAGTATATACAGTCCTATCCAAATTCTAACTTGGCCGGTTATTATAGGAATATGCTCTACAATGAAAGTAAAAATCCAAATTATTTAAACTGGATAATCAAACACAACCTAAACTCCTACTACTATCAAGTGGCTTTCAACATTACTAAAACCACCAGAGTATTGGAGGAATATCCTCTAGATTATAAGAAGCGCTTCTACACAGATTCCTTAAGCATCTTAGACCAGTTAGCTGAATTAGGTGATCCACAACTGTTAATTATTGAATCCGATACCCTTAATTTTTCCAAAGATAAGGTTTTTGAAACTTTTATTAAAACATCTTATTTAGAAAAAATTAAACTGTATGATCTGGCTATGAAATCTTCCCTCTCTGCTGAGGAAGAGTTTTCTAAATATTCAAACCTTTATCCCTACCTATATCCCAGATATTATGGTGATTTGGTAAAAAAATACAGTAAGAAATATGATGTAGAGGAATCACTTATCTTCAGTCTTATTAAGGAGGGAAGTAAGTTTGATTCAAATCTAATTTTTAAAAGTACTTATTTCGGGCTTATGCAGTTAGATCTCAAAACAGCTAAACTATATGACCCTGATATAACCACTAAAAAACTTTTAGACCCCGAAGTAAACATCAGTATTGGAGTCAGGCATTTAGAATACCTTTTATCTAATTCCGATGACAATATCAGCCTGACCATCGCTGGTTTTCATGATGGAGAGAAACTGATCTCCAATTGGAAATTAGATAAAAACGGAGATATAGATGTGGAGCAGATACCATATTCAGATTCACAAAGATTCATAAAGAGAGTTATTACCAACTATTATAAATATAAAAGTCTCTATAAAGACTAA
- a CDS encoding nitroreductase family protein, which yields MNETLKTINNRVSLRWYDKKKISSEHMDKIIESAISAPTAGNMVMYSIIHIQNKETMEKLAISCDDQPFIKAASDILIFVADFKKWNDYFKDEGMYKEGNRKIGKAEMILAFEDAMIASENAVIAGESLNIGSCYIGDILENCEYHKELLNLPEYTIPIGMLTFGYYPEDYKRIKRKRFDKEFVVFKEKYKELDKEEIKTMFKLKEDEFNSKESNKGKRFVEAFYNRKTNSDFMENFETSIDEWFKNWK from the coding sequence ATGAATGAAACTTTAAAAACTATAAATAACAGGGTATCCCTGAGATGGTATGATAAGAAAAAAATATCATCTGAGCATATGGATAAAATAATAGAATCGGCAATCAGTGCTCCTACAGCGGGGAATATGGTTATGTATTCAATTATTCATATTCAAAATAAGGAAACTATGGAAAAATTAGCGATATCCTGTGATGATCAACCTTTTATAAAAGCAGCTTCCGATATACTGATTTTTGTAGCTGACTTTAAAAAATGGAATGATTATTTCAAAGATGAAGGAATGTATAAAGAGGGGAATAGAAAGATTGGTAAAGCAGAGATGATATTAGCATTTGAGGATGCAATGATTGCCTCTGAGAATGCAGTAATTGCAGGAGAAAGCTTAAATATAGGAAGTTGCTATATAGGTGATATATTAGAAAATTGTGAGTATCACAAGGAATTATTAAATCTACCTGAATATACTATCCCAATTGGAATGTTAACCTTTGGATATTACCCGGAAGATTATAAAAGAATAAAAAGAAAAAGGTTTGACAAAGAGTTTGTGGTGTTCAAAGAGAAGTATAAAGAACTTGATAAAGAAGAAATAAAAACTATGTTTAAATTAAAAGAAGATGAATTTAATTCAAAAGAATCGAATAAAGGTAAGAGATTTGTAGAGGCTTTTTATAATAGAAAAACAAATTCAGATTTTATGGAAAACTTTGAAACTTCAATAGACGAGTGGTTTAAAAATTGGAAATAA
- a CDS encoding rhodanese-like domain-containing protein: MLKILGLRFGKKGKAFDISKDEALKLLESDNTIVLDVRTPKEIITVPSLVEDAVMIDYEDKNFESEIKKLDKNKTYLVVCTRGNYARGACITMEKNGFKSMKSLKGGLNYFHSCST; encoded by the coding sequence ATGTTAAAAATCTTAGGTTTAAGATTCGGAAAAAAAGGTAAAGCATTCGATATCTCAAAAGACGAAGCTTTGAAATTATTAGAAAGTGACAACACAATAGTCTTAGATGTCCGAACTCCAAAGGAGATAATCACAGTTCCTTCTTTAGTTGAAGATGCTGTCATGATAGATTATGAAGATAAAAACTTTGAAAGTGAAATAAAAAAATTGGATAAAAATAAAACTTATTTAGTTGTATGTACCCGTGGAAATTATGCTAGGGGTGCTTGCATTACTATGGAAAAAAACGGATTTAAATCTATGAAAAGTCTTAAGGGTGGCCTTAATTATTTTCATAGTTGCTCTACATGA